In a genomic window of Punica granatum isolate Tunisia-2019 chromosome 6, ASM765513v2, whole genome shotgun sequence:
- the LOC116212347 gene encoding uncharacterized protein LOC116212347, with product MEDSAMDYNMKSDDPRGTEYLDKESDVTKNVWTNGNTSAGSAPMRGLEQSIAFTAAEAATNMSQVSSLNEINQNKRINVEKGETIFIKINTSATVDSGSALRRLNGQAMSNSEMNSLLVHGSVSSDPTRRKKWSSARDQELLSAKLEIEKAPPIGKDARGLQNFVYRNISLFELRVNGANP from the exons ATGGAGGATTCCGCCATGGACTATAATATGAAATCAGATGATCCGAGAGGCACTGAATACTTGGACAAAGAGTCAGATGTCACTAAGAATGTCTGGACGAATGGTAATACAAGTGCTGGTAGTGCCCCCATGAGAGGATTGGAACAAAGCATTGCTTTTACTGCTGCCGAGGCTGCTACCAACATGTCTCAAGTAAGCAGTTTAAATGAAATCAATCAGAATAAAAGGATTAATGTGGAAAAAGGGGAAACTATCTTCATCAAGATAAATACGAGTGCAACTGTGGATAGTGGATCGGCATTAAGGAGGTTAAATGGTCAGGCAATGTCAAATTCTGAAATGAATTCGTTGTTGGTACATGGTTCTGTTTCATCAGATCCCACG AGGCGAAAGAAGTGGTCTTCAGCTCGTGATCAAGAACTGCTATCTGCAAAACTGGAGATTGAGAAAGCTCCTCCTATAGGCAAAGATGCCCGAGGACTTCAGAATTTTGTCTATCGAAATATTTCCCTATTT